The Pyrus communis chromosome 2, drPyrComm1.1, whole genome shotgun sequence genome includes a window with the following:
- the LOC137723931 gene encoding stemmadenine O-acetyltransferase-like encodes MATEIKVEIIERQTIKPSTSTRHHLRSYKLSFLDQMAFVIYTPLLLFYPITSTTSNVSTRHHAMSIDERCRHLIESLAKTLTHFYPLAGRIVKGNSIVECNDDGAAFIKARISCCLSDILENPDGQILKRFLPIEIESKEAGTGWLLLVQVNLFECGGMAIGLSISHTIADASTLCTFINCWATIALGSSDSDQVLNLPEFGAASVFKPIEFSSSSQPPAREVIKEKCIIQRYVFDASKISTLQSEVASSFVAKPTRVEAVSALIWKCATEASRSNLRKQGPSFFRQDVNLRKRVVPPLPENLAGNVVGSFTSKADEESSVINLKDLVAKLREGIEGLKEKYAAKLVFDSDKAWQEIKDEQNKPKTHDNMEIYSCTSWCRFPFYEADFGWGRPSWASVASIAIKNIIVLMDKRDCSGIEAWVTMSEESKALFESNVELLGYASVNPSVIDT; translated from the coding sequence ATGGCCACAGAAATCAAGGTAGAAATTATTGAGAGGCAAACAATCAAACCATCCACCTCAACTCGTCATCACTTGAGAAGTTATAAGCTCTCTTTTCTCGATCAGATGGCTTTCGTAATTTACACCCCACTCCTTCTCTTCTATCCCATTACCAGTACTACTAGTAACGTTAGTACTCGCCACCATGCTATGAGCATAGATGAAAGATGCCGGCATCTAATAGAATCATTAGCTAAAACTCTCACGCACTTCTACCCTTTAGCAGGAAGGATTGTGAAAGGTAATTCCATAGTCGAGTGCAACGATGATGGAGCTGCATTTATAAAAGCACGAATCAGCTGTTGCTTGTCGGATATTTTGGAAAACCCAGATGGCCAGATATTGAAACGATTCCTTCCAATTGAAATTGAATCCAAAGAAGCGGGCACAGGCTGGTTGCTGCTTGTACAAGTTAACTTGTTTGAGTGTGGTGGAATGGCAATTGGGTTGAGCATTTCACATACGATTGCTGATGCATCAACACTATGCACATTCATCAACTGTTGGGCCACAATAGCACTTGGGTCAAGTGACAGTGATCAGGTACTAAACCTTCCAGAATTTGGTGCTGCATCTGTTTTTAAACCAATAGAATTTTCTAGCTCATCTCAGCCACCAGCAAGGGAAGTCATCAAAGAAAAATGCATAATACAGAGGTATGTTTTTGATGCCTCAAAGATTTCCACTCTCCAATCTGAAGTAGCCAGTTCATTTGTGGCCAAACCTACACGAGTCGAAGCGGTTTCAGCACTCATTTGGAAGTGTGCAACCGAAGCATCGAGATCAAACTTGAGGAAGCAAGGGCCTTCATTTTTCCGTCAAGATGTGAACTTGCGCAAAAGGGTTGTGCCTCCCTTGCCAGAAAACTTGGCTGGGAATGTTGTGGGTTCCTTTACGTCAAAGGCTGATGAAGAGAGTAGTGTGATAAATCTAAAAGACTTGGTTGCTAAATTGAGGGAAGGCATTGAAGGACTGAAAGAAAAATATGCTGCAAAACTTGTCTTTGATTCTGATAAGGCATGGCAAGAAATCAAAGATGAGCAGAATAAGCCGAAAACTCATGACAACATGGAGATTTATAGCTGCACAAGTTGGTGTAGGTTTCCTTTCTACGAAGCCGATTTCGGATGGGGAAGACCATCATGGGCGAGCGTAGCTAGTATTGCAATTAAGAACATAATTGTTTTGATGGACAAAAGAGATTGCAGCGGAATTGAAGCATGGGTGACGATGAGTGAAGAAAGCAAGGCCTTATTTGAAAGCAATGTGGAACTGCTTGGATATGCTTCCGTAAATCCAAGTGTGATTGACACCTAG
- the LOC137724427 gene encoding minovincinine 19-hydroxy-O-acetyltransferase-like: protein MASEVKVELIHKETIKPSSPTPSHLKTTNLSVFYQLSTEIYPPVLLFYPPCSNRTSTTERSSILKTSLSKTLTHFYPFAGKFQYNDCILCDDRGARFTEARVNCPISKVLYKPDFGILCRLLPADITSAQAVTDHLLLVQANFFDCGGLAIGIYLSHKVADASTLSAFIKTWAATALDLASTTSDHREILSVEVGFAASLFPPLEFLNTPHRVMEYAIENCRTQSFVFHNSKIAALKSKAGSPAVPSPTRVKVLSALIWKCAMEASRSNLGFVRPSTWCQPVNLRKILGWASLEHSLGNLVGLSIAKTEESEVDDLQSLVAKLRKGTKEFKVKYGNGITGDDACEMFKELGNFIKRDDIDSYCGSSLCRFPFYDTNFGWGKPSWIFTARGEFKNLVLLMDTRDAEGIEAFLTFKEEDMAIIEKNEELLAYAS, encoded by the coding sequence ATGGCTTCAGAGGTCAAGGTTGAGCTCATTCACAAGGAAACAATTAAACCGTCTTCTCCAACTCCTAGCCATCTTAAAACCACCAACCTCAGTGTTTTTTATCAGCTCAGTACTGAAATTTATCCCCCAGTACTTCTCTTCTATCCTCCCTGCAGCAATAGAACCAGTACCACTGAAAGATCCAGTATTCTAAAAACATCATTATCTAAAACCCTCACTCACTTCTATCCCTTTGCAGGAAAATTCCAATATAATGATTGTATCCTTTGTGATGACCGTGGGGCTAGATTTACAGAAGCACGAGTGAACTGTCCCATATCGAAAGTTTTGTACAAACCAGATTTTGGGATACTATGCCGGTTGCTTCCTGCTGATATAACATCCGCGCAAGCAGTGACAGAccatcttcttcttgtccagGCCAACTTCTTTGATTGTGGTGGATTAGCAATTGGAATCTACCTTTCACATAAGGTTGCCGATGCTTCTACATTGAGCGCATTCATTAAAACCTGGGCTGCAACTGCCCTTGACTTGGCCAGTACTACTAGTGACCATCGTGAAATACTTTCTGTGGAAGTTGGCTTTGCAGCCTCTCTCTTCCCACCACTAGAATTCCTAAACACGCCGCACAGGGTTATGGAATATGCTATAGAAAATTGTCGAACACAGAGCTTCGTGTTTCATAACTCAAAGATTGCCGCTCTCAAGTCCAAAGCTGGCAGCCCCGCCGTGCCTAGTCCCACGCGTGTCAAAGTACTGTCGGCGCTCATTTGGAAATGTGCAATGGAAGCATCCAGatcaaatttgggttttgtaAGGCCCTCGACGTGGTGTCAGCCGGTGAATTTGCGGAAAATACTGGGGTGGGCATCTTTAGAACACTCATTGGGAAATCTTGTGGGGTTATCGATTGCAAAGACCGAAGAAAGTGAAGTAGACGATTTGCAAAGCTTGGTTGCTAAATTGAGAAAAGGCACTAAGGAATTTAAAGTGAAGTATGGTAATGGAATAACTGGGGAcgatgcatgtgaaatgttcaaGGAGTTGGGAAACTTCATAAAAAGGGATGATATAGACAGCTATTGTGGCAGCAGTTTATGCCGGTTTCCGTTTTACGACACGAATTTTGGATGGGGAAAGCCGTCATGGATATTCACCGCCAGAGGTGAATTCAAGaatcttgttttgttgatgGATACAAGAGATGCTGAGGGCATCGAAGCTTTCTTGACTTTCAAGGAAGAAGACATGGCCATAATTGAGAAAAACGAGGAGCTGCTCGCTTATGCTTCTTAA
- the LOC137724704 gene encoding BAHD acyltransferase At5g47980-like — MVSEMKVQVLNKETIKPSSPTPPDLRNLRLSFFDQFEPEIFIPLLLFYRNKPCAAVADDQERSNFLKTSLSEALTHFYPFAGEFQRNDSICCNDHGVAFLQAQVNCYMSMVFDKPDDGILEQLVPTDKESTLSNTDYLLLIQANFFECGGLAIGVSFAHKVSDAFTICKFIERWAAIALGSASTTTDHHAVLLGEFGVSASLFPPLDIFNSPDFAVTLSTEGSITRRFVFDASKIATLKSKAANTTPNPTRVEVVSALIWKCAMQASRSKLGIIKPSMLCPIVNMRKRSRQALAENILGNCVWSFAAMTVESEIEHESLVAKLRKGIEEHTEKYPNGVSGNDIIEAAKESGGSKLLDSDDLDIYTCSSWCRFSFYEADFGWGKPSWVSVRSLYKNTILLMDMRDGDGIEASLTLKEDDMALFENSEELLAYASPNPTVIS, encoded by the coding sequence ATGGTTTCAGAGATGAAGGTTCAAGTCCTTAACAAGGAAACAATTAAACCATCCTCTCCAACTCCTCCCGACCTTAGAAATCTTCGCCTCTCTTTTTTTGACCAGTTCGAACCTGAAATTTTTATCCCACTACTTCTCTTCTATCGCAACAAACCTTGTGCTGCTGTTGCTGATGATCAGGAAAGATCCAACTTTCTAAAAACATCATTATCTGAAGCCCTCACTCACTTCTACCCCTTTGCAGGAGAATTTCAAAGAAATGATTCAATCTGCTGCAATGATCATGGGGTTGCATTTCTGCAAGCCCAAGTCAACTGTTACATGTCGATGGTTTTTGACAAGCCAGATGATGGGATCCTAGAACAATTGGTTCCAACTGATAAAGAATCCACACTTTCAAACACAGACTATCTTCTACTAATCCAGGCCAACTTCTTTGAATGTGGTGGATTGGCGATTGGGGTCAGCTTTGCCCATAAGGTTTCCGATGCCTTTACAATATGCAAATTCATTGAAAGATGGGCTGCAATTGCCCTTGGCTCGGCCAGCACTACTACTGATCATCACGCCGTGCTTCTCGGAGAATTTGGTGTTTCAGCTTCTTTGTTCCCACCCCTGGATATCTTCAACTCACCTGACTTTGCAGTGACATTGTCTACTGAAGGGTCTATAACAAGGAGATTTGTCTTCGATGCCTCAAAGATTGCTACCCTCAAGTCGAAAGCTGCCAATACCACTCCCAACCCAACACGCGTTGAAGTAGTGTCAGCGCTCATTTGGAAATGTGCAATGCAAGCATCAAGATCAAAATTGGGTATTATAAAGCCATCCATGTTGTGTCCGATTGTGAACATGCGGAAGAGATCGAGGCAGGCCTTGGCAGAAAACATACTGGGGAATTGTGTGTGGTCCTTTGCAGCAATGACAGTTGAAAGTGAGATAGAACATGAAAGCTTGGTTGCTAAACTCAGGAAAGGCATTGAGGAACATACAGAAAAGTATCCTAATGGAGTTAGTGGTAACGATATAATCGAAGCAGCCAAAGAGTCTGGCGGCAGTAAACTCCTGGATAGCGATGATTTAGATATCTATACTTGCAGTAGCTGGTGCAGGTTTTCCTTCTACGAAGCAGATTTCGGATGGGGGAAGCCGTCATGGGTGAGCGTTCGTAGTCTATACAAGAATACCATTCTGTTGATGGATATGAGAGATGGCGATGGCATAGAAGCATCCTTGACTCTCAAAGAAGATGACATGGCCCTATTTGAAAATAGTGAGGAGCTGCTTGCATATGCTTCTCCGAATCCAACTGTCATTTCGTGA